DNA from Desulfarculus baarsii DSM 2075:
GGCGACATCATCGTGGGCTTTCCCGGCGAAAGCGCGGACGCCTTCGCGCGGACGCTGGAGTTGGTCGAACGGGTGGGCTACGACACGCTGTTTTGCTTCATCTACTCCGACCGGCCCTTCACCAAGGCCAGCCGCATGACCGGCAAGATCGATCAAGATGTCAAGGCCAGCCGGGTCAATCAGCTTTTGGAGCTGCACCGTCGCCTGGGCCGGGAGCGCAACCGGGCGCGGGTGGGCACGATCCGCGAGGTGCTGGTGGAAGGGCCGGCCAAAAAGGGCCAGGGCATGCTGGCCGGCCGCGATCGCGGGGGCCTGGCGGTGAATTTCGCCGGCGAGGCCGCGCTCGTCGGCACGATCCAACGGGTGTTGGTCACCCAGGGCCTGACCAACTCGCTCATCGGCAGGCTGGCCGGCCAGCCGGAAGGGGGCAATCGATGATTCGCATGACCGTACAGGGGTTGACCCTGGATCCGGGCACCAACTCGCCTATCCTCATCCTCAAAAGCGCCGACGGGGCTCAGACCCTGCCCATCTGGATCGGCCTGATGGAGGCCACGGCCATCGCCAGCGAGCTTGAGCAGATTCATTTTTCGCGGCCCATGACCCACGATCTGCTGAAAAACCTCATCGACGGCCTGGGCCACAGCGTGGTCAAGGTCGAGGTGGTCGACCTGCGCGACAACACTTTCTATGCCCTGATCCACCTGCTGGGGCCGGGCGGCGAGTTTTCCATGGACTGCCGGCCCAGCGACGCCATCGCCCTGGGCCTGCGCGCCGGCGCGCCCATTTACGTGGCCGAGGGCGTCATCGCCGAGGCCGCGCCCAAGACCAGCGCCGAGATGGCCAGCACTTCCGACGACAAATGGAAAGACATCCTCGAGCGGATGAAACCCGAGGATTTCGGCAAATACAAGATGTGAGCGCCAGCGAAAGGCCCTTGCCGTGATCGATCTGCACAACCACACCCTCTTCAGCGACGGCGCGCTGGTGCCGGCCGAACTGATCCAGCGCCACCACGCCCTGGGCAACCGGGCCGTGGCCATCACCGACCACGTCGACCCCAGCAACATCGACCTGGTCCTGCCCCGCGTGATCACCGCCTGCCAGCAGCTCAACCGCCACAACCGCGTCCAGGCCCTGGCCGGCGTGGAGTTGACCCACGTGCCGCCGGCCCTGATCGGGCCGATGATCCGCCAGGCCCGCGACATGGGGGCCCAGATCGTGGTCGTCCATGGCCAGACCATCGTCGAGCCCGTGCCGCCGGGCACCAATCTGGCCGCCATCCAGGCCGGGGCCGACATCCTGGCCCATCCGGGCCTGCTCACCGCCGAGGAGGCCGCCCTGGCCGCCGCCCGCGGCGTGGCCCTGGAGATCAGCGCCCGCAAAGGCCACTGCCTGACCAATGGCCACGTGGCCCGCCTGGCCCTGGCCCACGGCGCGGCCCTGGTCATCAACACCGACGGCCACGCCCCCGGCGACCTGATCGACCGCGCCCGGGCCCGTCAGGTCGGTCTGGGCGCGGGGCTGGACGAGGCCCAGGTCCAGACCGCCTTTGAAAACGCGGCGCGCATCGCCACCCGGGCCGGCCTGATTCTGGCCTGAAGGCCGGCCGCCGCCCATGGACCGCGCCAAAACCCTGCAAGCCATCGCCACGGCCCTGGACGCCGGTCCAACGGCCGCCCTGGCCGCCTGCGCCGAAGCGTTGATGCGGCTGCGGCCCATGGCCGCCGACGGAGCCCAGCGCCTGTGCCGGCCGCTGCTGGCCGCCGGCCTGGGCGCGGCCGCCCTGCTGGAGCGCCTGGAATCCCTGGCCGTCCGCCAGGCCTGCCTGGGCTGCGCCACCTGCTGCCAGGCGTCCAGCCCCACACTGTATCTGGCCGATCTGGCCCTGCTGGGCCCCGATGGTCCGGGACGCGGGCACTTCTACACCCTGCGCGCCGGCGAGATGGTCAGCTCGGCGCGACTGGGGAGCCGGCAGGCCCTGGTTGCCGAACTGATCAAAATCCGCGAGGCCCCCGGCGGTGGCTGCGTTTTTCTGGAGCCCGGCGGCGGCTGCGCCATCTACGACCGGCGGCCGTTGCAGTGCCGCAACCTGGAGTGCTGGTCGGGCCGCGACGCCAGCACCCTGGCCCTCAAGCCGCGCCTTGGCCGGGCCGAGATCCTCTGCGACGACGACACAGCCCTGACCCTGGCCGCCGAATACGACGTCAAGCTGCCCGCCGCCGAGTTGACCCAGGCCCTGGAACAAGCCAAGGCCGGCTCGCAGGTCGCCGCGGCCGCGGCCCTGCAAATGATCGAACTGGACCACCGCCTGCGCGGGGCCATCAGTCGGCGCTACGGCTACGACGCCCCGGCCCTGGAGCTGATCATCGGCCGCGCGGCCCAGGTCGTGGCCCGCGCCCACGGCCTGGCCCTGGGCCTGGACCGCCTGGGCCGGCCCAGGCTGGAGAGGCTGCATTTCGGGCCGGCCTGAGCAATTGTTGCCGGCAAGCGCTGCCCAGCTCCCGCCGGCCGGCCGACTCCGCCACGGGGCGTCATTTGCATTTTTCTTGAATCTTCGGCATATTGCCCGACCACGCCGCGCCACCATGCGGCTGGCACCTCTTTTGCTTCACCATGGTCGATCCCTTGGCCATGGAGCAAAAAGATGCGCACGTCCAACGCCAATCAATATCGTTTGATCAGCAGTGACCTCTCCAACCTGCTGGCGGCCCAATACAAGCTGCAAAAGCAGGTGCTCACCGGCCAGGTGGGCACCACGCCCTCGGAGCAGGGCGGCGCGTCCAACGCCATCATGCGCACCAATCTGCAAATGGACTTGATCAGCCAGTATCGCGTCAACCTGGAGTCGGCCGACTCGTGGCTGACGTCATCGGAAACGGCCATGCAGAACATGGTCAATATCCTCACCCAGGCCAAGACCGTGGCCGAAAAGATGTCCACCGGCACCCAGCAATCGCTGGAGCAGCAGACCGCCGCCGAGGAAGTGAGCAATATTTTCGCCCAGTTGGTCACCCTGAGCAACACCAAGGTCAACGGGCTCTATATCTTCGGCGGCACCTCCACCAACTCGCGGCCGGTGATCACCGCCCTGGCCGCGGCCGGGCCGTCCAGCCTGACCAGGACCGTCGCCGCCGGCCACGACTCCACCGCCGACGTGGTGGCCAACCCCCTGACCAGCGGGGCCTACGCCTTCCAGATCGGCCGCAACAGCGTCGGAACGTCGTCGACGATCACCATCTCGGCCAACAACACCCTGGGCGAGACGGGCATCGTCCCGCCGCTGAGTTTCGACGCCGGCGCGGCCAACTGGATCACCACCCAGACCGCCCAGGACTATCAGGCCCAGTTACTGACCCTGCGCTACGCCTTCGCCTCGTCTTCCAGCGAGGTCTCGGCGCGCATCGGCGAGACGTTTTCGTGGACGGGCGACAGCGCCGCCGGCGAGCAGACGTTTCATTCCTACGCCAAGGTTTCTTTCAGCGGCGCGGGCACGGCCACCATCGACATCGACGGCGCGCCGACCTACACCGCCGATTCGGCCCAAGAGCTGGTCGAGGCGGTCAACGCCTCTGGCGGCGACTACTTTGCCTGGGCCGAAGGCGACGACGTCTATTTCATGATCAAGGACGGCGTGGCCCCAGGCACGGTGCACGAGGTCTCGGCCAGTGGCGGGCCCGTCAGCGTCAGCTACCCCACCCTGGACGACCTGACCGACCAGATCAACAACGGCAACCAGGCCACGGGCATGGTCAGCATCGACAACGCCAGCCTGCCCGGCCTGGACGACACCATCACCCTGGGTGACCATCGCTGGACATGGTCGGAGATAACCGGCGGCTCGCTGCCCGCCGACGCCGACGGCTACGCCAGCGCCCTGGCCAGTTGGGTCTCGGCCCACACCGACGAGTATTCGGCCACGGCCACCACCGGCGCGGCCAGCGCCGGCGCCTCGGTGATCATCACCGCCAGGGCCGCCGGCGACGCCGGCAACGTGGAGCTCAGCGGAACCAACGTCATCACCTCCGGCGCGCTGATGGGCGGCGTGCAAGGCTCCAGCCCCGTGGCCACCGGCAGCCTCTACGCCGCCGGC
Protein-coding regions in this window:
- a CDS encoding bifunctional nuclease family protein — protein: MIRMTVQGLTLDPGTNSPILILKSADGAQTLPIWIGLMEATAIASELEQIHFSRPMTHDLLKNLIDGLGHSVVKVEVVDLRDNTFYALIHLLGPGGEFSMDCRPSDAIALGLRAGAPIYVAEGVIAEAAPKTSAEMASTSDDKWKDILERMKPEDFGKYKM
- a CDS encoding histidinol phosphate phosphatase domain-containing protein, encoding MIDLHNHTLFSDGALVPAELIQRHHALGNRAVAITDHVDPSNIDLVLPRVITACQQLNRHNRVQALAGVELTHVPPALIGPMIRQARDMGAQIVVVHGQTIVEPVPPGTNLAAIQAGADILAHPGLLTAEEAALAAARGVALEISARKGHCLTNGHVARLALAHGAALVINTDGHAPGDLIDRARARQVGLGAGLDEAQVQTAFENAARIATRAGLILA
- a CDS encoding YkgJ family cysteine cluster protein, with the protein product MDRAKTLQAIATALDAGPTAALAACAEALMRLRPMAADGAQRLCRPLLAAGLGAAALLERLESLAVRQACLGCATCCQASSPTLYLADLALLGPDGPGRGHFYTLRAGEMVSSARLGSRQALVAELIKIREAPGGGCVFLEPGGGCAIYDRRPLQCRNLECWSGRDASTLALKPRLGRAEILCDDDTALTLAAEYDVKLPAAELTQALEQAKAGSQVAAAAALQMIELDHRLRGAISRRYGYDAPALELIIGRAAQVVARAHGLALGLDRLGRPRLERLHFGPA
- a CDS encoding flagellin N-terminal helical domain-containing protein, translated to MISSDLSNLLAAQYKLQKQVLTGQVGTTPSEQGGASNAIMRTNLQMDLISQYRVNLESADSWLTSSETAMQNMVNILTQAKTVAEKMSTGTQQSLEQQTAAEEVSNIFAQLVTLSNTKVNGLYIFGGTSTNSRPVITALAAAGPSSLTRTVAAGHDSTADVVANPLTSGAYAFQIGRNSVGTSSTITISANNTLGETGIVPPLSFDAGAANWITTQTAQDYQAQLLTLRYAFASSSSEVSARIGETFSWTGDSAAGEQTFHSYAKVSFSGAGTATIDIDGAPTYTADSAQELVEAVNASGGDYFAWAEGDDVYFMIKDGVAPGTVHEVSASGGPVSVSYPTLDDLTDQINNGNQATGMVSIDNASLPGLDDTITLGDHRWTWSEITGGSLPADADGYASALASWVSAHTDEYSATATTGAASAGASVIITARAAGDAGNVELSGTNVITSGALMGGVQGSSPVATGSLYAAGESDYKYETTLKCTVLEADADNLTVRMRWYDDEGALHQQDLTMPAAGEDNGVAIPGLDGVTLYRDDLVFQEGTELSIKLGHYQGNEEDIAVSFSSNTHMRYNWNASQLLGDSLTVDLYGETAKRATGGGSGDINLMGAYRGLYSQQFDFDVVDGGQVPGDEVTVRVRWTDQNGNEHEELMTFDGAGPENAQAIPGADGAQFYLDSGTYVVDDSFTYTVEKSTVQLMDMFVMWEEALASGDQEYAQTVSQQALDVLTAAMEQILDYVADSGARQDRIAVRGAVMDDQELYHIGVLEDLDGVDTTQAFIDLSMLQTAYNTSLKVTSTISEMYLVNYIS